The nucleotide sequence TCGGTTTCAATCGTCGTTTTATCCCTCTCTTGCGCAAGGTCAAAACGATCGTTGAAGAGCAGGGACCGATCATTCAGTGCATGTCAACCTTCCACAAAAACACACCAGACGCGCGCTATTACGACGGCGTGATAGACGTTCTAACATGTGATGCCATTCACGCCGTGGACGCACTCCGATGGCTTGGTGGTGGTGAAGTGAAAGCCGTCGCAAGCGACATCAACAGTTTCTATTCCGAGCGCGAGAACAGTTTCAACGCCCTTGTTAAATTTACCAGCGGTGCCTCAGGTTATCTTTGTACCAACTGGGCAGTCGGCGGGCGTATCCATACATTTGAGATGCATGCGCGTGAGATTTCCGCTTACATCAACCCCGATCCGGGTGGACGTGCTATGCTTCATACACCCGAAGGCACAACTGAAATCACCCCTGAAGAAGCGGCGGGATCTGATGTTACACACAGGGCTTACGGATTTTATGGAGAGAGCCGACATTTTGTCGACTGCATTCAGCAGAACCAACAACCGTTAACCTGCTTCGCTGACGCCGTCAAGACGATGGAACTCGTGACAGCCATCTATCAAAATCGGATAGATGCTTGAACAACCGGCACGTAAAATAAATTGGCACGTTTCTTGCTACAGATTATTGTAATGGTAGGCATTTGTGAACGCTATAGATCCACAGCATATATCAGTTTTATGTGATAAAGTGATCGATTTTCTCAGCCCAAAACCGGATGGTGTTTATATAGATGGCACTGTCGGATTAGGAGGGCATAGTGCCGCTATTTTAGAGGCCTCTGCACCGAACGGACGCGTGATCGGAATTGATTTAGATGTTGAGGCTCTCACTATCGCAAAAAGTAGATTACACGTCTTCGGAGAGCGTTCTTCTCTGATTAGCGGCAATTTTGCTGAGATGGATGTTTTATTGGAAACCAAACACTCGATTCATGCTGTAGACGGTATTCTGCTGGACTTAGGGGTGTCGTCCCTGCAGCTGGACACACCACAGCGAGGTTTCAGTTTCAATCATACTGGTCCATTAGATATGCGTATGAACAACAGTCAGCAATCAGCATTGTCGCGTAGGTCTCCCACACGCGGCTTGCGTCGCGGTCAGCAGCAAACACCTAAGCAAAAACACGCTACTTTATCGGAAACCTCTTTATTGACAGCTGAAAGCCATACTCAGAAAACGGAGCTCACAGCGATGCAGGTTGTCAACAACAGTCCAATGGAGGCCCTTGTTGATATTTTCAAGCGATATGGCGAAGAACGATTCGCGAAACGGATTGCCCATCGGATTATTCAGGAGCGGAAAGAAACACCGATAGTGACAACAACGCAATTGGCAGAGATTGTCAAGCAAGCTGTCCCGAAGGGTGTATCCAAAATCCATCCTGCGACTCGTGTATTTCAGGCACTCCGCATTCATATCAACGCCGAATTGGAAAATCTTGCGATGGGTTTAGACGCTGCAATATCGCTTCTGAAGCCGGATGGTTGTCTGTGTGTCATTGCGTTTCATTCACTTGAAGATAGAATAGTCAAGCACTGTTTTCAGAAATGTGCACGGGCGTGTATCTGTCCACCGAAAACGCCCATCTGTATCTGTGAACACAGTGCCTCCTTGGAAATTCTTACGAAGCGCCCTATATTACCAAATGCGGCTGAAGTTCAACACAATCCGCGAGCGCGGAGTGCTAAACTACGCGTCGCTCGCAAATTGTAGGGTAAGGTGTCCGTATTTTCTGCGCTATGAAAGAAAAAATGTATCTTAAACACAATCTTCAACGTTTAAAAAGGAGAGCCTTTGCTACCTGTGGAAGTGCTTCTATCTCTATGAACAAAGCGCGTAGCCCGTAAGCGAAGCGGAGGGGTTTTTGCTTGGGTGTTTCCTTTAGATCTACGGAAAGGTGCGTGAAACTTGAAACCTACTTCACCGAACCGCAAGGTATAATTAAAAAATTGAACAAATGCAAACACTACATAACAGTCATTCAACACGCATCACAAATACAGAAGACCCAAAACCGAAAAAGAGATTTCCGTTAGCATATATTGTTCTGGTGCTATCTTTCTGCACCTTCGCTGGCAGCATTTGGTTCTCATCTTACGCCAAGAAGGTCGCTTTGCAACGACAGCCCACTTATGAGAGACAGAAGCGTCAAATTCAGGACGCGATTCATCGACTTGAACTGAAAGAATCAACCTTAACCGGTGTGCAGAGGATTCGGCAAATCGCGACTGAACTCGGAATGGTTGAACCCGCCGAAGCCTCACAGATAGTCTGGGATAAATAGTTTCGTCTTTTAGGGCACACCTTTTGTTTCTCTTTTTGAAAAGCACTCATATTTATATTCATTTGGTGGAAAAACATGAAAAACAATTCACATTTATCCATTCGCCGACTTGTTTTCGTGCTTATTATACTGCAGGTGGGTTTCCTATTATTGGTCGGTAAACTGTTCAAAGTACAAATCTCCAACGATGCCGCACATCAAGTACCAACTGCCCACCCTTGGGGCACTGCGCGCACAGCAGCGGTAAAACGAGGCAAAATTTTGGACAGACATGGGAATGTTTTAGCCCTGAGTCGTCACAGCATCTCTGTCTATGCGGATCCGACGTATATGAAGACCGAACCGCGTGAAGCCGCTCGCAGGCTTGCCCCGGTTTTAGGCATTCCCGAATCTGAATTGCTTACCCAACTGCGTCGCAAGGATAAACGGTTTGTATGGCTGAAAAAGGATATGGATTACGAGTTACTTGACGAAATTCGAGCAATTGAGAAAGAGATTCGTGGCATAAAGCATGAGGTCGAACAGCAACGGAGCTATCCGAAAGGGACACTCGCCGCCCAAGTTATTGGACACATAAACGACCAAAATATGGGTGAGGGAATCGAGTATCAGTACAACAATTACCTTTTGAATGCGAGGCAGCGACAAGCAGCACGGCGGGCAGAAGCCGCCCGTAATGAACCTTTAAACTTGTTAACCAACGGTGATTCTACCGACGATTATGGGTATAGCGTCGTCCTGACGCTTGATGAATATATTCAATACGTCGCTGAGAAGGAATTAGCAGCAGCGTGTCGAAAATGGAACTCGCCACGCGGGACAGCCATCGTCTTGGCATCAAAAACGGCAGAGATACTGGCACTTGCAAGCTATCCCTCTTACGATTTGAACCATTACACCCTTGGAAGTGAGCAAGCAAAAAGGAATCTTGGTGTTTGGTTTGCGTATGAGCCGGGTTCGATTTTTAAAATCGTTGCATCCTCCGCTGTTCTGAACGAGGGCATTATGAGCCCTGAGTCAACGGTTTTTTGCGAGAATGGACGTTACCGACTCTCGAACGGTAGAATCATCCGGGATGTCTCGGGAAAAGGATGGCTTACCTTAGAAGAAGTCCTCCACAAATCCAGTAATATCGGTATGATTAAAGTCGTCAAGGAATTGGGACCCGATAACTTTAGTACCTACATTGAAAAGTACGGCTTTGGAAAAGCAACCGGTGTAGACCTACCTTATGAGCACAGAGGAAGCCTTTATGCCGTAAAGCATTGGGATACGCACTCTCTTGGCTCCATCCCCTTTGGACAAGGGATTATGGTAACGCCTCTTCAGATGGTGAGCGCGCTAAACGTCATTGCGAACCGTGGAAAACTCCTCCGTCCACACATTACCCGAGAAATTCGGGACAGCAATGGAAAGGTGATTAAAAAGAAATATCCGATTGAAGTCCGACAGGTCATCCGCCCGATAATAGCAAAACAGATGACAGAGATACTCGTCGGCGTTGTTGAAGGTGGAAGTGGCAGACGAGCACGCGTTGAAGGTTATCGCGTGGCAGGAAAAACCGGAACAGCCCAAAAAGCTGAAAAACATGGTAGAGGCTACGCCGGAAAAGAGATCATGTCTTTCATGGGATTCCTACCCGCAGAGAATCCTATGGTATCAATAATCGTCATGCTTGATGAACCGAAAGGGGCACGTTTCAGCGGACAAACCGCCGGACCTCTTTTCCAGCAAATCGCTGCCCAAACAATACAATACTTGAAGCAAACGGAGTTCTTCGGACCTGAACTTCAAAAGTTCTCTAACCTCTCACCTGTTGTTACAAAACAATCACCGACGCTGAAAGGAGAGGGGCTGTGAGGCTTCATGAGCTGCTCCGCGGACTTCACATTACCACAAGTTCTGGATCGCCGGATATTGATATTACTGGTGTTGTCAGTGACAATCGGAGCGTCGAACCCGGTAATGCTTTTGTTTGTTATCAAGGCATCAACGTGGATAGCCACGACTTCATTCGAGATGCCCTTCAAAAAGGCGCTGCAGTTGTCATTGGTGAAAAACCGATAACAACTATAGAGACACCAAGAAAGCCGATCACCTATGTGCAAGTCCCGTGCGGACGCCAAGCGATGTCCTTGATTGCTGCTAATTGGCATGGAAACCCTGCAAAACGCCTTAAACTCATCGGTATTACAGGCACCAACGGTAAAACCTCAACAGCACACCTCATACATGCGATATTCAAGGCAAGCGGTCAAAAAACAGCACTCATTGGAACAGTTGGACACCAGTACACGAACTCCCAAGGCGAGGAGGAAATCCTCTCTGCTTCCCTGACGACTCCTGATGCGTTCGCACTCCACGCTCTTTTCAAGCAGTTTACTGAGGAGAATGTAGCGTTCGTTACGATGGAAACCTCCTCGCAAGGGTTAGCACTACAGCGCCTGGCAGGACTTACCTTCGATACCGCGGTTTTTACCAACTTCACCCAAGACCACCTTGATTACCATCAAACGATGGAAGCATATCTAAAGGCAAAGCTGATGCTGTTCGAGCAACTCGACAAGGAAGGTGTTGCCATCTTGAACAGCGATTCACCGGTAACAGAACGTATTGCCCATGCCTTAAGGAATTCGCGAGCACAGCTCGCACCTACGACGTACGGTTTTGGTGAAAAAGCAGATATACACGCAGAGAATATTAATTTTTCTCATAATCGATTGACGTTTACAGCGGTTACGCCAGATGGAGGGGTTCCAGTGCGGTTGCGATTACTCGGAGAATACAACCTTTACAACGCCCTTGCCGCCATCGCTGTCGGACTCCGTTACGATTGTCCGATCTCAGCGATCCAGGAAGGCCTTGCTGGTACTGTAGTTCCGGGTCGGTTTGAGCTGATTGATCGAGGACAGGATTTCGCTGTCATCGTTGACTATGCACATACACCCGATGGCTTAGAAAATGTGCTGACTGCCGCTAAGCGCGTCGCTAAATGTAAATTAATTTGTGTTTTCGGATGCGGTGGCGATAGGGATAACGGTAAGCGTCCAAAGATGGGAAATATTTCCGCACAAATTGCGGATTATAGCGTGATTACTTCCGACAATCCACGCACCGAAAACCCTGATGAAATCATCGCGCAAATTGTGTCAAATTTACCACATGACACCGAATATGTATGCATTCCAGAGAGACGCGACGCTATCCAGCACGCAATCGCGACGGCAAAATCCGGTGATGTTGTTGTCATCGCGGGCAAAGGACATGAGGATTACCAAGAAATTCACGGCAAAAGATTTCCCTTTGACGATAGGGTTGTGGCATCGGATTTTTTGGCAATGGCAACCAGCAATCAGCAATCAGCAGTCAGCCAAGAGACTTCCGTTAAATGAAACCTTCTTAACTGATGGAGAACCGATGGTTTCCGATAGTCCTTAAAAAACATGCAGAGTACGGAGATTAACGGTCTAAAGATTGCATATCAGGTTTCGGGAGAAGGCGAGGTAATTCTCCTCTTGCATGGTTGGGGTGGAGAAGCGGCGAGTTTTCAACCTGTCTTTGATTGGCTCGCACACTCCCACAAAGTCTACGCACTTGATTTGCCAGGGTTCGGTCAGAGTCAGATTCCCCTTACAGCGTGGAACACTTCCGATTATGCCCAGTTCGTTATAGCGTTTCTGGAAGAGTTTGACATTCCAAAGGCTCACTTCATCGGTCACTCCTTTGGCGGTAGAATTTCGATTATCGTCTCAGCGGAATACCCTGAAAAAGTCGATAAACTTATTCTGGTTGACAGCGCGGGAATCATACCGCCTCGAACCGCAAAATATCATCTTCGCGTAGGTTTAGCAAAAATCGGTAAAATGCTCCGTCGATGCGGGAAATATGGTGATCTCGTCGCAGATACGATGTCCGCACGCGCCGGTTCCAAAGACTATCAGAACGCTGGAGATATGCGTGCCACGTTCGTCAAAGTCGTGAATCAAGATTTGCGTCCACTCTTGCCACGGATAACCGCATCAACACTGTTAATCTGGGGTGAAGACGACAAAGATACCCCCGTGGCTTTCGGACAAATTATGGAGAAAGAAATACCCGACGCGGGATTAGTTGTCCTCAAGGAAGCAGGCCATTTTTCGTACCTTGATCAGTTCCCTCAGTTTTGCCGAATTGTCGCAAGCTTTTTGAAGGAAAATTAGAAAATTGGAAATGATGAGTACTGTTTTTTTCTACTTCGTGATGCTGACCTGTTTCGTAAGGGCTGTCGTTAGGACCACGCGTGGTCTCCATATACTCCAACTCGATGGCTATAAAACAGGTCGGTACCTGAAGTGGATGCGTCAACATCTGAGGAATTGTTTTGAAATCAAGGAGATTCTCATTATTGGCGGGCTGCTCATCCTGACGGCGTTCTATCCCCACTATAACGATACATGGCTGTTTCCTGTGCTGTGCTTAACTTGGGGTGGATTCCAAATCTATATGAGCACGCAACGGAAAAAGGAATCTTCAAAAAAACCGCTCGTTTACACAGCACGCGCGAAACGGGTGTTTGGACTCTCAATCTGCTTGCTCGTCGGTATAGCGACAACACTTGTGTTTATAGCACAGACCAGTGTTTTTGCTGGGGTGTTTCCTCGATGGCGAATTGCAATCTTTCTCTTTAGCGAAGTAACTGTCATTAATTTAACAATTGCGAATCTGCTTATCTATCCTTTGGAGCGGACGATAAATGGAGCGTATCTCCTTTCAGCGAAAAAACGAATCAAGACGTTCCAGCCCAAAGTTATCGGGATTACAGGAAGTTATGGTAAGACGAGCACGAAATATATCCTACATCAGATCTTGTCTCAAAAATTTAACGCGTTGATGACCCCTGACAGTTACAATACACCAATGGGTATCTGCAAAGTCATCCGCGGGGAACTTACCGCTGAACACGAGATATTTATTGTCGAAATGGGGGCTTATAAACGTGGCGACATCCGAGAGTTATGTAACTTAGCATCCCCTCAAACCGGCATTCTCACAGCTGTTGGACCTCAGCACTTAGAACGATTTAAAAGTATAGAGAATATTGCCAAAACGAAATATGAGTTGATTGAGTCCCTCCCACCGGGTGGACTCGCAGTTTTCAACTGTGACAATGAAATTTGCGCTGGACTTGCCGATAAAAGGGAGCAAGATGGAAATCCCGTGCGTCGGTACGCGACAGAACCATTTCCTGTAACTTCGGCTGGTGAGCGTGCTGAGTTAACTGCCACAAACATTCAACACACCGACGAAGGACTTGCTTTCAGAATAGCGGCGAGGTTAGAAACCTCGCCAGCGGCTGAGGGAAGTGTAGAGATTCGGACACAACTCTTAGGCAGACATAACGTATCCAATATCCTCGCTGCAACGGCAGTTGCAATAGAATGCGGAATGACACTTGAGGAAATTCGGGTAGCAATCACCAATGTTGAACCCGTCCCACACCGCTTGCAATTGACCGCCAGCGAAGGCGATGTAACCATCATCGACGATAGCTTCAACTCGAACCCAGTCGGCGCGAAAGCGGCTCTTGAAGTTCTCACTGAAATCCAAGGTGGTAAAAAAGTGTTAGTAACACCTGGGATGGTAGAACTCGGTGAAAGGGAATACGAAGAAAATAAACGCCTCGGAGAACACGCAGCCGATGTCTGTGATTTGGTCATTTTAGTGGGACCCAGGCGGACGACTCCGATTTTAGACGGCTTGAAAGCCGTGCAATATCCGACCCAGCAGATCATTGTCGCACTTAACTTGGAAGAAGTTAAACAACATTTAGCAACACAGGTCCGAGCCGGTGATGTTGTCCTTTTTGAAAACGACCTCCCGGACAACTATAATGAGGAACAGCAGTCGGCTATCGGTTGACCGTCTTTTTAATAATTCGCAAAGCGTTAGATGCCCCTGACCGACCCGCAAGGAAAAATTAAATGTCAAAATACAATGTAGCTCTTATATTTGGAGGATGTACACCTGAACATGAAGTCTCAATCGTAACCGCACACCAGGTCTGTCTTGCCCTACAAGACTTCAGTGGCGAATCGGGCGGGCATCGCGTTATCCCTATTTACGTCACAAAAAATGGGGAGTGGTTAACTGGCGATGCCCTTTGCGATTTGTCAACCTTTACCGATGGAAATCTGCCACATTCAACCGACTTCGACAAGGTCAGTGTTGAATTTCATCCAACTCCGCAATTTGTTGTTACCGCAAAACATTGGCTTGGTCAAAACATTCAGAAAAGAACGGTTCTTCCGGTAGATGTTGTCTTCCCATCAATACACGGTATGCATGGCGAAGATGGAACACTTCAAGGTCTACTTGAACTTATGAACCTGCCTTACGTTGGTGCGCGAGTCGTCGGTTCTGCTGTTGGTATGGATAAAATCATGATGAAGGCGATTCTCAGCGAAAATGGTCTTCCAATACTTCCTTATTTATATTGGACGCATCATGATTGGGAGACGCGCCGTGACGAACTCATCAAAAAGGTGGAAGCATCGCTTTCTTACCCACTGTTTGTGAAACCTGCAATGAGTGGCTCAAGTATTGGGGTCAGCCATGTTAAAAACCGAGTTGAACTATGTGCTGCTGCGGAAGTTGCCGGACACTATTCGCGCAGGATCCTCGTCGAAAAAGCGGTCGAGAATCCACTGGAAATCAACTGTGCTGTAATGGGCACAGATGAGCCAACCGCCTCTGTCTGCGAGCAACCCGTGACGCAGGAAACCAACTTTCTCAGTTTTGACGATAAATACATCCATCAACACGGAGAATCTTCAGGAATGGCAGGTGCAGACAGAAAAATTCCTGCACCCATTTCAGAAGAATTGACGTTACATATACAAAGTCTGGCAATACAGACTTTTCAGGTTTTAGATTGCGCCGGTGTCGCACGTATCGACTTTCTCATAGATGCAAACGAGAACGTTTACGTGAATGAAATCAACACCATTCCGGGATCCTATAGTTACTACTTGTGGACGCATCAAGGCATTGAGTTTCCGCAACTCGTATCCGATCTCATCGACTTAGCACGGACGGTACACGCACAGAAAAATGCCTTAACCTATACATATACAACGAACCTCCTAAGCCAAGCAGGTGCGAGTTTTTCCAAATTGAAGAAGGATGGAAAGCTTGGCGGCACACAGAGTAAGACGCTGTAATGCCTGAAAGTATCCCTTGACGGCACCCCGAAATGTCTCCAATCCAAATCTGTCGAACGCTGCGAAGCGGCCTTAAGTTGGATGCCAGTCAACAAAATTTATTTGTACGAAAGCTATACAAGAAATGTTTTATCATCTCTTTTTTGAGAATCTGGTTGAGGTCTTTTCACCATTCAATATCTTTCGCTATATTAGTTTTCGCGCAATTTATGCGACAGCTACTGCTCTCCTGATTTCCCTCGTTTTGGGACCTTTTATGATAGAGAAGTTAAAACAGCTGCGCATTGGAGAACATATTCAGGAGGAGGTAGCAAAAGCCCAACAGAGTACTGAAAATCAGAACAAGGCAGGGGTGCCGACAATGGGCGGAGTCCTCATTATTGTATCTGTTCTGATATCCGTAGTCTTCTGGTCGCGTTTAGACCAACCCTATATCTACCTGATGATTTTGACGACGCTGTGGTTCGGTGGGCTTGGATTTCTGGACGATTACAGCAAATTGGTAAAACAACAGTCCTTAGGACTCCGAGGCTGGCATAAAATTGGGCTTCAAACAGTAGGGGCATTGGTGATTGCTGGATATCTTTACCAGTGGGGTCCCGTGGAAGCCGGGGATCCAACGACCCGGACAGCACTGGTTCTCCCTTTTTTCAAAGACATCCAACCCAGTTTGGGTATCCTGTTTATTCCTTTCGCAACTTTAGTTATCGTTGGTGCCTCTAATGCGGTCAATCTTACAGATGGAATGGATGGATTAGCAATCGGATGTACGTTGTTTGTTGCGGGCACCTTGGGCATCGTTGGGTATATGACAAGCCACAATGAGATTGCAGCGTACCTGAACATCTTTCACTTACCCGTCGGTGGGGAAGTGACAGCGATTTTCTGTGCGGCGTTGGTCGGGGCGGGTTTGGGATTTTTATGGTATAATGGGCATCCTGCCCAAGTCTTTATGGGAGATACCGGATCGTTGGCACTCGGTGCCACACTTGGAACGGTGGCAGTGCTTATAAAGCAGGAATTTCTACTCGTGATAGTCGGTGCTATTTTCGTCGCTGAAACATTATCGGTTATCATCCAAGTCTGGTCATTCCGTACATTTGGTAAACGTGTGTTCAAGATGTCTCCTATCCACTATCATTTTCTGCTCTCAGGGTGGAAGGAATCCAAAGTTGTCATCCGATTTTGGATTGTCGGTCTTATTTTGGTCTTAATAGCCTTAAGCACATTGAAACTTCGGTGAGGAGAATAGCAATCAGCAGTCAGCAATCAGAAAAGATACCCTCGTTAACGCGGTCCTGGTTTCCGATGCTTGATAGCCGACGGCTGATGGCTAACAAAAAAGTGCAATTACATGGAAAGCGTGTCACAGTTTTTGGTTTGAATCGGAGCGGGATCGCTGCAGCGAAATTACTACAGTCACACGGTGCTGTTGTTACGCTTACAGACACGCGTCCTCGTGAAGCATTATCAGCGGAAATAGCAATCAGTAATCAGCAAGTGGCAATCGGCACAGAAGCCATCAGCAAGTCCATTAACAACCGACTGCTGACGGCTGATAGCCATTTTCAAACATATTTCGGTGGGCACCCTTTGGAATGCATTACAGATGCAGACTTAATAGTGGTCTCCCCGGGTGTACCACTTGACATTCCGATCCTGTGCAAGGCGAGATTGAGAAACCTTCCAATTCTCGCAGAATTGGAAATCGCCGCGAGTGTATGTCCGGCAACGATTGTTGCCATCACTGGCACGAAAGGTAAATCAACAACGACACTCCTCACAGCTGCCATACTAAAAGCCGGTGGTAGATTTCCAAAAGTTCGCGTTGCTGGCAATATTGGTGTACCGTTAGCTGCGGAAGTTCAAAACCTTACAAGTCGAGATATAGTCCTTGTTGAAGCAAGCAGTTTTCAGTTGGAGAGCACCGTGACATTCCATCCAAAAGTTAGCGTTGTGCTTAATTTGTCTCGCGATCACTTGGATAGACACGGAACAATGTCCGCCTATCGTGAGGCAAAACAGAAAATCTCTGAAAACCAAACAGCTGCAGATTGGATAGTCCTCAATGATTCAGAAACATCTGTCAAGGATTTTGCAGCATTAACATCGGCGGAAGCGGTCTATTTTACCGACAAAGGTGTCCCCGACAACTCGTCGTTTTCAGGAACATTTAGAGAGGGTTCGGAACTTTTCGCGCAGCAGAATGGGATACGCGAAAAAATATGCGACATCGTGGACATCCCAGTCCGAGGAGCACACAACGTACAGAACGTTCTCGCCGCTATCGCTGTAGGACGGATTTTTGGTGTAACAGGGGCAGAAATCCAAGAAGCACTTCAATGTTTTGATCGGTCGCATCCCGCTTTATCCCATGCTTTTGAGTTAGTGCGAACCTTAGACGGTGTTCGATTTATAAATGACTCAAAAGCGACAAACGTAGCAGCAGTCAAAGCAGCTCTTGAATCATTAGCAGACGCTCAAGTTTTACTCATAATGGGAGGATACGACAAGGGTAATGATTATACCTCGTTGTGTGAAATCGTTCAAACTCAGGTTAAAGGGGCAATAATGCTCGGCGAGTACACGCAACAGATTGAAAAGACCCTCGCCAATACAACGAAAATAATGAAAGCGAAAACAATGGCAGAGGCTGTGCAGGTGGCACATAAACACGCGACACCCGGCGATGTCGTGCTGTTGTCCCCGGCAAATGCCAGTTTTGACATGTATTCCGATTACAAAGCAAGGGGCACCGACTTTAAAGAAGCAGTTGATGCCCTTTAAGCCCAAGGTAGTATAGGCACACTCCGGTGCCGTTACGACAGTAAAAAAATGATACGCAATTATCAAAACTCTATCCGTAGCAATAAGAACCGCAAATCCAAACCAAAATCTGGGTCCAAATGGACAAACACGCGCGTCTATTCGGTCGTAGAGGAACAGCAGAAACAGGTAGAAGCACCACCGCCACCCAGATCGGGACGCATGGATAGAGGTTTGCTCGCTCTTACGCTCTGTCTGATTGCGATAGGCATTCTGATGGTATACAGCGCAAGCCATC is from Candidatus Poribacteria bacterium and encodes:
- a CDS encoding D-alanine--D-alanine ligase, with protein sequence MSKYNVALIFGGCTPEHEVSIVTAHQVCLALQDFSGESGGHRVIPIYVTKNGEWLTGDALCDLSTFTDGNLPHSTDFDKVSVEFHPTPQFVVTAKHWLGQNIQKRTVLPVDVVFPSIHGMHGEDGTLQGLLELMNLPYVGARVVGSAVGMDKIMMKAILSENGLPILPYLYWTHHDWETRRDELIKKVEASLSYPLFVKPAMSGSSIGVSHVKNRVELCAAAEVAGHYSRRILVEKAVENPLEINCAVMGTDEPTASVCEQPVTQETNFLSFDDKYIHQHGESSGMAGADRKIPAPISEELTLHIQSLAIQTFQVLDCAGVARIDFLIDANENVYVNEINTIPGSYSYYLWTHQGIEFPQLVSDLIDLARTVHAQKNALTYTYTTNLLSQAGASFSKLKKDGKLGGTQSKTL
- the mraY gene encoding phospho-N-acetylmuramoyl-pentapeptide-transferase, producing MFYHLFFENLVEVFSPFNIFRYISFRAIYATATALLISLVLGPFMIEKLKQLRIGEHIQEEVAKAQQSTENQNKAGVPTMGGVLIIVSVLISVVFWSRLDQPYIYLMILTTLWFGGLGFLDDYSKLVKQQSLGLRGWHKIGLQTVGALVIAGYLYQWGPVEAGDPTTRTALVLPFFKDIQPSLGILFIPFATLVIVGASNAVNLTDGMDGLAIGCTLFVAGTLGIVGYMTSHNEIAAYLNIFHLPVGGEVTAIFCAALVGAGLGFLWYNGHPAQVFMGDTGSLALGATLGTVAVLIKQEFLLVIVGAIFVAETLSVIIQVWSFRTFGKRVFKMSPIHYHFLLSGWKESKVVIRFWIVGLILVLIALSTLKLR
- the murD gene encoding UDP-N-acetylmuramoyl-L-alanine--D-glutamate ligase; the protein is MANKKVQLHGKRVTVFGLNRSGIAAAKLLQSHGAVVTLTDTRPREALSAEIAISNQQVAIGTEAISKSINNRLLTADSHFQTYFGGHPLECITDADLIVVSPGVPLDIPILCKARLRNLPILAELEIAASVCPATIVAITGTKGKSTTTLLTAAILKAGGRFPKVRVAGNIGVPLAAEVQNLTSRDIVLVEASSFQLESTVTFHPKVSVVLNLSRDHLDRHGTMSAYREAKQKISENQTAADWIVLNDSETSVKDFAALTSAEAVYFTDKGVPDNSSFSGTFREGSELFAQQNGIREKICDIVDIPVRGAHNVQNVLAAIAVGRIFGVTGAEIQEALQCFDRSHPALSHAFELVRTLDGVRFINDSKATNVAAVKAALESLADAQVLLIMGGYDKGNDYTSLCEIVQTQVKGAIMLGEYTQQIEKTLANTTKIMKAKTMAEAVQVAHKHATPGDVVLLSPANASFDMYSDYKARGTDFKEAVDAL